One Candidatus Obscuribacterales bacterium genomic window carries:
- the proS gene encoding proline--tRNA ligase — translation MEVKDTDNAQETFEEEKGKDAERSRWYTDVVTGAELADYSPVKGCMVIRPYGYALWENLQRALDQMIKDTGHQNAYFPMFIPESFLNKEKEHVEGFAPECAIVTHGGGKKLDEPLVVRPTSETIINHMFAKWVQSWRDLPILINQWANVVRWEMRTRMFLRTTEFLWQEGHTAHATEEEAEKEARVALEMYRVLAEEWMALPVITGEKTEAERFAGAVRTYCIEAMMRDGKALQAGTSHFLGQNFAKAFDIQFQAPEGGLEHAWQTSWGVSTRLIGAIIMGHGDEKGLILPPKLAPIQVVIVPIYKKEDEKARVLDRCRQIAAELKPTMRVFLDDRDTQTPGWKFNHWEQKGVPLRLNIGPRDVDSNVVEIARRDTGEKLRGVSQDGLAAELGKLLETIQKAIFERAVQFRKEHSVTIDNYDDFCAKLDEGNYFIEAHWCKSGQCEAQIKQDTKATIRVIPFDWKPQPGKCIRCGTASDTKVIFAKAY, via the coding sequence ATGGAAGTTAAGGACACGGATAACGCTCAAGAGACATTTGAAGAAGAAAAAGGCAAAGACGCCGAGCGCTCGCGCTGGTACACCGACGTGGTGACAGGTGCCGAGCTTGCCGACTATTCACCCGTCAAAGGTTGCATGGTTATTCGTCCCTACGGCTATGCGCTTTGGGAAAACCTCCAGCGTGCTCTTGATCAAATGATCAAAGACACCGGTCACCAGAATGCTTACTTCCCGATGTTCATTCCGGAGTCATTTCTCAACAAAGAGAAAGAACACGTCGAAGGCTTCGCTCCTGAGTGCGCCATCGTCACGCATGGCGGCGGCAAGAAGCTGGATGAGCCACTTGTTGTTCGTCCGACATCAGAAACAATCATCAACCATATGTTTGCCAAATGGGTGCAGTCTTGGCGCGATCTGCCGATTCTCATCAACCAGTGGGCAAACGTTGTACGTTGGGAAATGCGTACACGTATGTTTTTGCGTACAACCGAATTCCTCTGGCAAGAAGGGCATACTGCACACGCAACCGAAGAAGAAGCAGAAAAAGAAGCGCGTGTGGCATTAGAAATGTACAGAGTGCTTGCCGAAGAATGGATGGCATTGCCTGTTATCACCGGTGAAAAAACAGAAGCTGAGCGTTTTGCCGGCGCTGTAAGAACATATTGTATTGAAGCAATGATGCGCGATGGAAAAGCATTGCAAGCAGGAACATCACACTTCCTCGGACAAAACTTCGCCAAAGCATTCGACATTCAATTCCAAGCACCGGAAGGTGGACTTGAGCACGCCTGGCAAACAAGCTGGGGAGTTTCAACAAGACTCATTGGCGCCATCATCATGGGACACGGCGACGAGAAAGGCTTGATATTGCCGCCGAAGCTAGCGCCAATACAAGTTGTAATCGTGCCTATCTACAAGAAGGAAGACGAGAAAGCACGTGTTCTGGATCGCTGCCGTCAAATTGCTGCCGAGTTGAAGCCGACAATGCGCGTATTCTTAGATGATCGCGATACACAAACTCCTGGTTGGAAATTCAACCATTGGGAGCAGAAGGGTGTGCCGTTGCGTCTCAACATCGGACCGCGTGACGTCGACAGCAACGTCGTCGAAATTGCTCGCCGCGACACCGGCGAAAAATTGCGCGGCGTAAGCCAAGACGGACTCGCTGCCGAGTTGGGTAAACTTCTCGAGACTATTCAAAAAGCAATCTTCGAACGTGCTGTGCAATTCCGCAAGGAGCATAGTGTCACCATCGACAACTACGATGACTTCTGCGCCAAGCTAGACGAAGGCAACTACTTCATCGAAGCTCACTGGTGTAAGTCCGGTCAGTGCGAAGCCCAAATCAAACAAGACACCAAAGCAACAATCCGCGTAATTCCATTCGACTGGAAACCACAACCAGGGAAATGTATCCGCTGCGGTACCGCGTCGGATACAAAGGTAATCTTCGCGAAGGCGTACTAA
- a CDS encoding TldD/PmbA family protein, with protein MLTEQQLKTLINTALDHARGKTDGAEVHVFSSDYATSRFANNSMTQNQAPLHTSVSVRVLVDGKQARLTTDKLDPDNIRNVVDKAIVVAKLLENDPKLLPVLSPSGLPPIKPVDRYDEKTGKLSPEDRAKAVTSIINVGKPKTLKAAGTYSSGVHMQAMGNSAGLYRYHQETGAGCSLTMCASDSTGWAKQEQPHVASLHQVDMAQSAASKAVGSADPHEIDPGHYTVILEPSAVLDMLGMLWHDFTGTSYTDKLSCFLDKLNTKVFGDNITIHDDVYHPLQAGAPFDGEGVPRKKVTLVEKGVVKNLVHGRRSAKEFGVEPTGHGLMEPTSQGEYPVNIVVEGGDTSVEEMIRTTDRGILLTRVWYVREVDPTTKIVTGMTRDGTFLVENGQVKHGVKNLRFNESIIEMLNRVIALGPSVRIAGEESFPAVVPPMKVAYFNFESTTKF; from the coding sequence ATGCTCACCGAACAACAGCTAAAAACCTTGATTAACACAGCACTTGATCACGCTCGCGGCAAGACTGATGGTGCTGAGGTGCATGTCTTTTCCTCGGACTATGCAACATCGCGTTTTGCCAACAACAGCATGACGCAAAATCAAGCACCTTTGCATACGTCCGTATCAGTACGTGTGCTGGTCGACGGTAAGCAAGCGAGACTGACAACAGACAAGCTTGATCCGGACAACATTCGCAATGTAGTCGACAAAGCAATTGTCGTAGCCAAACTCTTGGAAAACGATCCAAAGCTTTTGCCTGTTCTTTCCCCGTCTGGTTTGCCGCCAATAAAGCCGGTAGATCGATACGACGAAAAAACCGGCAAACTTTCGCCAGAAGATCGCGCCAAGGCGGTTACTTCAATCATCAATGTCGGCAAACCAAAGACTCTAAAAGCGGCTGGAACATATTCCTCCGGCGTGCACATGCAAGCTATGGGCAATTCCGCCGGACTATATCGCTATCACCAGGAAACAGGTGCAGGTTGTTCACTGACAATGTGCGCCAGTGATTCAACCGGCTGGGCGAAACAAGAACAGCCTCATGTTGCATCACTGCATCAAGTAGACATGGCACAAAGCGCAGCTTCAAAAGCTGTCGGTAGTGCAGATCCACACGAGATTGACCCTGGTCATTACACAGTTATTCTTGAACCATCAGCCGTGTTGGATATGCTGGGGATGCTCTGGCATGACTTCACAGGCACGAGTTACACCGATAAGCTTTCATGTTTTCTAGACAAACTAAACACGAAAGTATTCGGCGATAACATTACTATCCACGACGATGTCTATCATCCCTTGCAGGCAGGCGCGCCGTTTGACGGCGAAGGCGTACCACGCAAGAAAGTGACTCTCGTAGAAAAAGGAGTTGTGAAAAATCTTGTCCATGGTAGGCGCAGCGCCAAAGAATTCGGCGTTGAACCAACCGGACACGGACTAATGGAACCAACCAGTCAGGGAGAGTATCCGGTCAACATAGTGGTAGAAGGTGGGGATACATCTGTGGAAGAAATGATACGTACAACAGACCGTGGAATTTTGCTTACACGAGTTTGGTACGTACGTGAAGTTGATCCGACAACTAAGATCGTGACGGGCATGACCCGAGACGGCACTTTTCTCGTAGAAAACGGACAAGTAAAGCACGGCGTAAAAAACTTACGCTTCAACGAAAGCATCATCGAGATGCTCAATCGTGTCATTGCACTTGGCCCATCAGTGCGCATAGCCGGCGAGGAATCATTCCCCGCAGTTGTGCCCCCGATGAAAGTTGCCTACTTCAACTTCGAATCAACAACGAAATTTTAA
- a CDS encoding TldD/PmbA family protein: MKELAEQALDVATGLGASYCDVRIIDSEAQFIETKNLRVSAVNFGSSLGAGIRVLYNGGWGFASTQDLSRQGIEQAIKRAVAVAKASSQVMEKPIVLAPEPVHVDTWSSPCKQDPFTISLEQKLAVLLDAAKIITSVKGVTLATGSMAFIKDKKFFASTEGSRIEQNFVRSSCGVVANATDDHDRQRRSYPSSFGGQWELAGWEMVGKWDLPGHAQQTAEEAVALLTAPVCPQGTKDLILGSSQLALQIHESTGHPTELDRALGQEINYAGASFLTPDKLGKLKYGSPMVNLVADATTKGSLGSFGYDDEGVQAQCVDLVKDGIFTGYLSSRDTAELIGLKRSGGCMRSESWNRTPIIRMTTISLLPGDSGELDNIISDTKDGIYMETNKSWSIDQLRYNFQFSTEIGWEIKDGKRGRMFKNPSYGGITPEFWNSCDAIAGESEFITWGVPNCGKGQPSQTMWTGHGAAPARFRNVKVGIATKV; encoded by the coding sequence ATGAAGGAACTAGCTGAACAAGCTCTTGATGTTGCTACCGGTTTGGGCGCAAGTTATTGCGACGTGCGCATCATCGATTCGGAAGCTCAATTTATCGAAACCAAAAACTTGCGCGTGTCAGCCGTAAATTTCGGCTCGAGTTTGGGCGCAGGCATTCGCGTGCTCTACAACGGCGGTTGGGGATTTGCTTCTACGCAGGATCTATCGCGCCAAGGCATTGAGCAGGCAATCAAACGTGCAGTAGCAGTTGCCAAAGCAAGCTCGCAAGTCATGGAAAAACCCATTGTATTGGCACCCGAACCAGTGCATGTGGACACTTGGTCTTCACCGTGCAAACAAGATCCATTCACAATTAGCCTAGAGCAAAAACTCGCCGTGTTGCTCGATGCGGCGAAGATTATTACATCCGTCAAGGGTGTAACACTAGCCACAGGCAGCATGGCTTTCATCAAGGACAAGAAATTTTTTGCCTCGACGGAAGGCAGTCGAATTGAACAAAACTTCGTTCGTTCGTCGTGCGGCGTTGTCGCTAACGCAACCGATGACCACGACAGACAAAGACGGTCATATCCAAGTTCGTTCGGTGGACAGTGGGAATTAGCCGGTTGGGAAATGGTCGGCAAATGGGATTTGCCCGGGCACGCTCAACAAACAGCCGAAGAAGCAGTGGCATTGCTCACCGCTCCCGTTTGTCCGCAGGGAACCAAAGACTTGATTCTTGGTTCGTCGCAATTGGCACTGCAAATTCACGAGAGCACCGGTCACCCGACAGAGCTTGATCGCGCACTCGGGCAAGAAATCAATTACGCCGGCGCATCTTTTCTCACGCCCGACAAATTAGGCAAATTGAAGTACGGCTCGCCAATGGTCAATCTAGTTGCAGATGCAACGACCAAAGGCTCACTGGGGTCATTTGGCTATGACGACGAAGGCGTACAGGCTCAGTGCGTGGACTTAGTCAAAGACGGCATCTTCACTGGGTACTTAAGCTCGCGTGATACAGCCGAACTCATTGGATTAAAACGCTCCGGCGGATGCATGCGTTCAGAGTCCTGGAATAGAACACCCATCATTCGCATGACGACAATTTCTCTTTTGCCGGGTGACTCTGGTGAACTAGACAACATCATCTCCGACACAAAAGACGGCATCTACATGGAGACCAACAAAAGCTGGTCTATCGATCAACTCCGCTACAACTTCCAATTCTCGACGGAAATCGGCTGGGAAATTAAGGACGGCAAGCGCGGTCGCATGTTCAAAAATCCAAGCTATGGCGGCATCACGCCAGAGTTTTGGAATAGCTGCGATGCTATTGCCGGCGAATCCGAGTTCATCACTTGGGGTGTTCCCAACTGCGGCAAAGGTCAGCCGTCCCAAACAATGTGGACAGGACACGGCGCCGCACCAGCACGTTTTCGCAATGTCAAAGTCGGCATAGCCACCAAAGTATAA
- a CDS encoding histone deacetylase, which produces MSRLAVVRDDKFQDHLTPQMHPESPQRLAAIDEALRVNKMDETLDHFRPRPATEDELVRVHKDSYIEGLLDYEAQAKQGDKLIPIDADTWMSPETYDIAKLAAGAGLVGVDSIAGDYDSAFVAVRPPGHHALAGRAMGFCLFNNLAVAARYAQKKLGIERVMVIDWDVHHGNGTQDLFYDDPSICFLSMHQFPFWPPNSGWYKDDGKGEGKGYNINVPLPAGTGDRGYLKAWDEIVTPICRQYKPRLIMVSAGYDAHRSDPLAMQNVSTSGFALMTQRVCELSKDADAKVVCFLEGGYNTKALANSVLATMNVLNSPRPEGVNAGEVLINTQTSLLLPVTEDSEPFAVDARISELRHHFSQYWTSLK; this is translated from the coding sequence ATGTCGAGACTTGCTGTAGTTCGCGATGACAAATTCCAAGATCATCTGACGCCGCAGATGCATCCGGAGTCGCCGCAGCGTTTGGCGGCAATTGACGAAGCGCTTCGCGTCAATAAGATGGATGAAACGCTCGATCACTTCCGCCCGCGTCCGGCGACAGAAGATGAGCTGGTTCGTGTTCACAAAGATAGTTACATCGAAGGATTACTCGACTACGAAGCGCAAGCTAAACAAGGCGATAAGCTTATTCCGATTGATGCTGACACGTGGATGAGCCCGGAGACTTACGATATTGCCAAATTGGCTGCTGGTGCCGGTCTTGTTGGTGTCGACAGCATTGCCGGCGATTACGACAGTGCTTTTGTCGCTGTGCGTCCACCTGGTCACCACGCGCTTGCAGGCAGGGCAATGGGGTTTTGTTTGTTCAATAATTTGGCAGTGGCTGCTCGATACGCGCAAAAGAAACTTGGCATTGAGCGTGTGATGGTTATTGACTGGGACGTTCATCACGGCAATGGCACGCAAGATTTGTTTTATGACGATCCAAGTATTTGCTTCCTTTCTATGCATCAATTTCCGTTTTGGCCGCCAAACTCCGGCTGGTACAAAGATGACGGCAAGGGTGAAGGCAAAGGCTACAACATCAATGTTCCTCTTCCAGCAGGAACTGGCGATAGAGGCTACCTCAAAGCTTGGGACGAAATTGTTACACCGATATGTCGGCAATATAAGCCACGGTTAATTATGGTATCGGCAGGATACGATGCTCACCGATCTGATCCTCTGGCAATGCAGAATGTTTCCACTTCCGGATTTGCATTGATGACTCAGAGGGTCTGTGAACTTTCAAAGGATGCTGACGCAAAGGTAGTCTGCTTCTTAGAAGGTGGCTACAACACCAAGGCGCTAGCGAATTCAGTACTTGCAACAATGAATGTTCTGAATTCACCTCGACCGGAAGGTGTCAATGCCGGTGAGGTGCTAATCAATACGCAAACCAGTTTGCTCCTTCCTGTCACCGAAGACAGCGAGCCGTTTGCGGTGGACGCAAGAATTTCAGAGCTTCGCCACCACTTTTCTCAATATTGGACAAGTCTTAAGTAG
- a CDS encoding helix-turn-helix domain-containing protein, which yields MSQNLQQSEVAARAGISTRTLVELEHSGRVSFEVLLRVAMALGVIDSMAGVFELRTKSIKDMEKASRQRRRASRRQSE from the coding sequence TTGTCGCAGAACCTTCAGCAAAGTGAGGTGGCGGCTCGTGCCGGCATATCTACCAGGACGTTAGTCGAACTGGAGCATTCTGGGCGAGTTTCCTTTGAGGTGCTATTGCGTGTCGCGATGGCGCTCGGGGTTATTGACTCTATGGCAGGCGTGTTTGAGCTAAGGACAAAATCCATCAAAGACATGGAGAAAGCCAGCCGACAGCGCCGGCGAGCGTCACGGAGACAATCCGAATGA
- a CDS encoding ATP-binding protein, whose amino-acid sequence MYDPFAYFSMFNLGLPEYLEVLPSKLYNLVFIFDRLPWVNDGIRHEGDKFAKAIEPFFKSNYTHRGVDLIHVPVFTFTEDDLTDDELQKLSKETDYETRQANLKQVLIDKSIAKRGQYIIGKIKANFPEVELPAGV is encoded by the coding sequence ATGTACGACCCCTTCGCCTACTTCAGCATGTTTAACCTCGGCCTTCCAGAGTACCTGGAAGTGCTGCCAAGCAAGCTGTACAACTTGGTCTTCATCTTTGACAGACTACCCTGGGTGAATGACGGCATCAGACATGAAGGTGACAAATTTGCGAAAGCAATCGAGCCGTTTTTCAAGAGCAACTACACCCACCGCGGCGTAGATCTCATCCACGTGCCTGTCTTCACATTCACCGAAGATGATCTTACCGATGATGAGTTACAAAAATTGTCGAAAGAAACAGACTACGAAACTCGTCAAGCTAATCTCAAACAAGTACTCATCGACAAATCCATCGCCAAGCGTGGGCAATACATCATTGGCAAAATAAAAGCCAATTTCCCGGAAGTCGAACTTCCAGCAGGAGTGTAA
- a CDS encoding 1-acyl-sn-glycerol-3-phosphate acyltransferase — MNSLAISLTLVFIGVVLLWWYGYWNYHGRKLHSKDGYIPPTPGLRATKVMAFSSYIGRFLLAGKCTIVGRENIDKVKDQRVIFLPSHVDEADWSVVFPELRRPTRYMAARDQLTGIRKRLAAFTGALAVDNKKRQSRGGALEAAIEAMVRDGQRAAFTIFMQGKLVRNNVISDADFKPGALRIAKAVVERTNDATLAGIPMAVAYVQDETVGGLRRYFNEVGRKSARRGEMVHNVAAVLVIGEPIVMAALPHDENEAKAVLVAAIEDCSNRAKAIAAAMLEERRSKLVLK; from the coding sequence ATGAACAGCTTAGCGATTTCACTTACCCTCGTCTTTATCGGGGTGGTTCTTCTTTGGTGGTACGGTTACTGGAATTATCACGGGCGTAAATTGCATTCCAAAGACGGCTACATACCGCCAACTCCAGGACTTCGTGCGACAAAAGTCATGGCTTTTTCGTCTTACATCGGAAGATTCCTGTTAGCCGGTAAATGCACCATCGTCGGCAGAGAAAACATCGACAAAGTCAAAGACCAGCGCGTGATATTTTTGCCGTCGCACGTCGATGAAGCGGACTGGTCCGTTGTCTTTCCTGAATTGAGACGACCAACGCGTTATATGGCGGCTCGTGATCAGCTAACTGGCATTAGAAAACGCCTTGCCGCGTTTACCGGTGCGCTTGCCGTAGATAACAAGAAAAGACAATCACGTGGTGGTGCGCTGGAAGCAGCAATCGAAGCAATGGTGCGTGACGGCCAGCGTGCTGCGTTTACGATTTTCATGCAAGGAAAACTTGTACGCAACAATGTGATTTCTGATGCGGATTTTAAACCTGGTGCATTGCGTATTGCCAAAGCCGTTGTGGAAAGAACAAACGATGCAACTCTTGCCGGAATTCCCATGGCGGTTGCGTATGTCCAAGACGAAACGGTCGGTGGTCTTCGCCGCTATTTCAATGAGGTTGGTAGAAAATCAGCTCGTCGGGGCGAGATGGTGCACAACGTTGCAGCCGTCTTAGTTATCGGCGAACCAATAGTGATGGCGGCATTGCCACACGATGAGAACGAAGCTAAGGCTGTTCTTGTAGCAGCAATTGAGGATTGCAGCAACAGAGCTAAGGCGATTGCAGCTGCGATGTTGGAAGAGAGAAGAAGCAAGCTGGTTTTGAAATAG
- a CDS encoding type II toxin-antitoxin system HipA family toxin: MKKLNVIYLGWGERFQLGVLADDGKSLLFEYTAEAIKRGLELSPYKLPLSANTYGDFPEHQLRLPGLVSDALPDGWGMLLMDRLFRKEGRNPANISPLDRLAFIGDRAMGALGFEPSETETLTKKDVQLLDLAEDVRHVLEGESELLLRQLAMMGGSPHGARPKVLVNFDRENNRMSNSASGAGIPVMVKFPARYEHKEVCAMEAMYSRIADTCGIRIPVTEYFDLNKELSAFGIERFDRLNGMRIPMHTAAGAAHVNFRIPQLDYVSLLRLTQLMTHDTREVLEAFERCVFNVVFNNRDDHSKNFSFLMDKDGRWRVSPVYDLTFSEGPRGEHQMDICGESRNPSRRHLLELASKTGVTKEAATEVIERITTVADGFTDFVENLPIRTQTMKKISAMVEANRERLI, from the coding sequence ATGAAGAAGCTGAATGTAATTTACTTGGGCTGGGGAGAGCGATTTCAATTAGGTGTGCTGGCTGACGATGGCAAAAGCCTGCTTTTTGAATATACTGCTGAGGCGATAAAGCGTGGACTTGAGCTTTCTCCATACAAATTGCCGCTTAGCGCGAATACTTATGGTGATTTTCCGGAACATCAGCTTCGCTTGCCTGGACTTGTAAGTGACGCCTTGCCGGATGGCTGGGGAATGCTGTTGATGGATCGCCTGTTTCGTAAGGAAGGTAGAAACCCGGCTAATATCTCGCCATTAGATCGTCTTGCATTTATTGGGGACAGAGCGATGGGTGCGCTAGGTTTTGAACCGTCCGAAACTGAGACATTAACAAAAAAGGATGTGCAACTATTGGATCTTGCAGAAGATGTCCGCCATGTACTGGAAGGTGAAAGCGAATTGCTGTTGCGTCAACTTGCAATGATGGGCGGTTCGCCGCATGGTGCTCGTCCAAAGGTCTTGGTAAATTTCGACCGCGAAAATAATCGCATGTCCAATTCAGCAAGCGGTGCCGGGATTCCTGTTATGGTGAAATTTCCCGCACGGTACGAGCACAAAGAAGTCTGTGCGATGGAAGCAATGTATAGTCGGATTGCGGACACTTGTGGAATTCGAATACCTGTTACCGAGTATTTTGATCTTAATAAGGAGCTTTCGGCATTTGGCATCGAACGTTTCGACCGCTTAAATGGCATGCGTATACCAATGCACACAGCCGCCGGAGCAGCACATGTGAATTTCCGTATCCCACAACTGGACTATGTTTCTCTTTTGCGATTAACTCAGTTGATGACACATGATACACGCGAGGTCTTGGAGGCTTTTGAGCGATGTGTATTCAATGTGGTGTTTAACAATCGCGACGACCACTCGAAAAACTTCTCTTTCTTGATGGATAAGGATGGTAGATGGAGGGTTTCACCAGTCTACGATCTGACATTCAGTGAGGGACCGCGTGGGGAGCATCAGATGGATATTTGCGGCGAATCCAGAAATCCATCCCGCCGACATTTACTAGAACTTGCAAGCAAGACTGGTGTTACTAAGGAAGCAGCAACGGAAGTAATAGAACGAATTACTACCGTTGCGGATGGTTTCACCGACTTTGTGGAGAATCTTCCAATTAGAACTCAAACTATGAAGAAAATTAGTGCAATGGTTGAAGCAAATCGGGAGCGGCTGATCTGA
- the coaE gene encoding dephospho-CoA kinase (Dephospho-CoA kinase (CoaE) performs the final step in coenzyme A biosynthesis.), which translates to MNRKTRAELSQHIGDRIGNSIFAIETNFDTLARRLERGEIDKVKELIPAIQRGMENAKERKREICRELNAPIRIGITGGIACGKSSVSQVLKSKGALVIDTDEIAHALLAGPNPTYDAVLARFGEDIATHPGGPIDRKRLGQIVFSDPQAKRDLEEITHPAIDANMLEAMAQHSPGQVVAVQIPLLFECNIDKRGYFDEIWAITVDPVTQLERLMKRNNLTQEDALRRINSQMSQFEKARRSTRVIDNSGTPMQTRKLVLKRLRSVKEKFQ; encoded by the coding sequence ATGAACAGAAAAACAAGAGCCGAACTCAGCCAACACATAGGTGACCGCATCGGCAATAGCATTTTTGCAATCGAGACTAATTTCGACACGCTAGCTCGACGTCTTGAGCGCGGTGAAATCGACAAAGTCAAAGAACTTATCCCCGCCATTCAGCGCGGCATGGAAAACGCCAAAGAGCGCAAACGGGAAATCTGCCGGGAGTTAAATGCGCCTATAAGAATTGGCATAACCGGCGGCATTGCTTGCGGCAAAAGCTCCGTTAGCCAGGTCCTGAAAAGCAAAGGAGCGCTAGTCATCGACACTGATGAAATTGCGCATGCATTGCTCGCCGGACCAAATCCAACTTACGATGCCGTGCTTGCTCGATTCGGTGAAGACATCGCGACTCATCCCGGCGGTCCCATTGATCGCAAGCGGCTAGGTCAGATTGTCTTCAGCGATCCGCAAGCCAAACGTGACTTGGAAGAAATCACTCATCCAGCCATTGACGCAAACATGCTTGAGGCAATGGCACAACACTCACCAGGACAAGTCGTAGCCGTTCAGATTCCACTCTTATTCGAGTGCAATATCGACAAGCGCGGCTACTTCGATGAAATCTGGGCAATCACAGTCGACCCGGTAACACAGCTGGAAAGACTGATGAAGCGCAACAACCTGACACAAGAGGACGCACTTAGGCGCATCAACTCACAGATGAGCCAATTTGAAAAAGCCCGGCGTTCTACGCGTGTCATAGACAACAGCGGCACCCCGATGCAAACACGAAAGCTCGTCTTGAAACGACTACGTTCAGTCAAAGAGAAATTCCAATAG
- a CDS encoding BtpA/SgcQ family protein: MSATTNMLEEVFGTAKPVIGVIHLLPLPGSPNWDGQMEPMLLRAEQEAASLASGGAHGIIIENFFDAPFAKNHVDTATACAMTLAAKRVMSVCQLPIGINVLRNDGMTALAVAATVGAKFIRVNVFTGAMLTDQGLIEGQAHELLNYRRHLASKTIKIFADVMVKHASPVTPLANIGQMAAEAAYRGHADALIVSGVATGSAPAITSVTSVREAVADKPLLIGSGANRENAATLLASADGVIVGSSLKRQGKIENPIDVERVRSFVNATNRQPAQQS; encoded by the coding sequence ATGTCCGCAACCACAAACATGCTGGAAGAAGTCTTCGGCACAGCCAAACCGGTAATTGGTGTCATTCACCTTTTGCCCTTGCCCGGATCACCCAATTGGGATGGGCAAATGGAGCCGATGCTATTGCGGGCAGAACAAGAAGCTGCATCTCTGGCATCCGGCGGCGCACACGGAATCATCATCGAAAACTTCTTCGATGCACCTTTTGCAAAAAACCATGTTGATACGGCAACTGCTTGCGCGATGACCCTGGCTGCTAAACGCGTCATGTCCGTCTGTCAATTACCGATTGGCATAAACGTCTTGCGCAATGATGGAATGACAGCACTTGCAGTGGCTGCAACAGTAGGCGCCAAATTTATCCGTGTTAACGTCTTCACCGGCGCAATGCTTACTGATCAAGGACTTATCGAAGGACAAGCGCACGAGCTTCTCAACTACAGACGCCATCTCGCCTCAAAGACCATCAAAATATTTGCAGACGTCATGGTCAAACACGCAAGTCCCGTAACACCATTGGCCAACATCGGACAAATGGCAGCTGAAGCCGCCTATCGCGGACATGCCGATGCACTTATCGTAAGCGGCGTTGCAACCGGATCTGCTCCGGCTATCACCAGCGTCACCTCAGTACGCGAAGCCGTCGCCGACAAACCACTCTTAATCGGCAGTGGAGCAAACAGAGAAAATGCAGCAACTTTACTCGCCTCAGCAGACGGCGTGATTGTCGGTTCATCACTCAAACGCCAAGGCAAAATCGAAAACCCAATCGACGTTGAGCGCGTCCGCTCATTCGTCAACGCAACAAACCGCCAACCCGCCCAACAATCCTAG